The following coding sequences are from one Arcobacter nitrofigilis DSM 7299 window:
- a CDS encoding TetR/AcrR family transcriptional regulator, with product MKKRNAEQTKELILNTAISLFAKNGFDGLRVDDLAIKAGVNKATIYYHFKDKNFIFEKILLDMSKLILEEIEKREDTNANPKKQLEAFLDAIIFIITTKRDLAKIMMQELAFNGKNLSDEAKKHFFKIIYILQVILKEGIKQKVFKDIDPFLIHATTIGSLNYYYTMKEAAISEENEEFKVDFCEDSADKIKEMILNYVLI from the coding sequence ATTCTAAATACAGCCATATCTTTGTTTGCAAAAAATGGTTTTGATGGTCTTAGAGTTGATGATTTGGCAATAAAAGCGGGAGTAAATAAAGCTACTATTTATTATCACTTCAAAGATAAGAATTTTATTTTTGAAAAAATTTTATTGGATATGTCAAAGTTGATTTTAGAAGAGATTGAAAAAAGAGAAGATACTAATGCCAATCCCAAAAAACAGCTTGAAGCATTTTTAGATGCAATTATATTTATAATCACAACAAAAAGAGACTTAGCAAAAATCATGATGCAAGAACTAGCCTTTAATGGTAAAAATCTTTCAGATGAAGCAAAAAAACATTTTTTTAAGATAATTTATATTTTGCAAGTTATTTTAAAAGAAGGAATCAAACAAAAAGTATTTAAAGATATTGATCCTTTTTTAATTCATGCAACCACTATTGGTAGTTTAAACTATTATTATACGATGAAAGAAGCAGCAATAAGTGAAGAAAATGAAGAGTTCAAAGTAGATTTTTGTGAAGATAGTGCAGATAAGATAAAAGAGATGATTTTAAACTATGTATTAATATAG